In Pseudonocardia sp. DSM 110487, the sequence CGGCGTCGGTGGTCGACCCGTTCGGCAACGTCCTCGGGGTGATGCACAACCCGCACTACCTCGAGATCGTCGGGAAGCGCTCGTGACCACCCCGGACGTGGTCGAGCCTGCCACGTGCGAGCAGTGGCGGGAGTGGCTCGAAGCTCACGCGGAGTCGGCGGCGGAGGTCTGGCTCGTCATCCCGCACGCCGGCAGTGGCCGTCCGGGCATCAGTCACCGGGAGGCGATCGAGGAAGCGCTCTGCTTCGGCTGGATCGACAGCCTCGCCCGCCGCCACGACGACTCCTCGTGGCGGCAGCGGTTCAGCCCGCGGCGGCCGACCGCCGCCTGGAGCAAGATCAACCGAGAGCTGGTCGAACAGCTCGCCGCACAGGATCGGATGACGCCGGCCGGGCAGGCCGCGGTCGACCTGGCGAAGCGGACCGGCACCTGGTCCGTGCTCGCCGATGCCCAGAACGGCGTCGTGCCCGACGACCTGCGGGCCGCGCTCGACGCCGAACCCGCGGCGGCGGCCGGCTTCGCGGCGCTGTCGCCGTCGGCGCGCCGGGCGGCCCTGGAGTCGATCGCCAGGGCGGTGCGCCCGCCGACCCGGCACCGGCGGATCGCCGCCACCGTCGCCAGGGCGAAAGCCGTCTGACAACAAGGCTCTGGGTCGCGGCGCCGGAGCATATCGTCGGCATATCGAAAACCGCATACGTGCTGGCAACGCCACGCCGCCTTGACTGGAGGCATGACGTACAGCGAACCAGCACGAACTACGGGCCGCCGATGACGCGGATGGACACGGCGGAGAGCTGGCAGGGCGTCGCCGGCCGCCGGCCGATCCGCATCGGTTCCCGGCCGGGGCCCTGGAAGCGCGGCCTCGTGCTCGCGGCGCTGGCGCTGCTGCTGGGCCTGTTCATGCTGCTGCACGCGAAGATCCCGAACCGGATCGGGAACCTCGGCAGCCTGGTGGAGACCGTCCTGCCGTGGTTCGGCCTGTTCATCCCGGTGCTGCTGGCCGGGGCGCTGTTGCGCCGGTCCGCTTCCGCGGTGGCCGCGCTGCTGCTGCCGGTCATGGTGTGGCTCGGCCTCTTCGGCGGGCTGCTCAGCGACAAGTCCCACCCGGGCGCCGACTTCACCGTGGCCAGTCACAACGTCGGCGCCGACAACCCCGACCCGGCCGGCACCGCTCGCGACCTGGCCGCCGCCGGGGCGGACGTGCTGGCGCTGGTGGAGCTGACCCCGCAGGCCAGGGACACGTACGAGAAGGAGCTGGCGAGGACATACCGGTACCACGCGGTGCGGGGCACGGTCGGGCTGTGGAGCAAGCTGCCGCTGTCGGACACCCAGCCGGTCGACATCACGATGGACTCCACTCGGGCGCTGCGCGCCACGGTGGCCACGGACAAGGGGCCGCTGGCGGTGTACGTGGCCCACCTGGGGTCGGTACGGGTGTTCCCCAGGACGGGCTTCTGGACGAGCCAGCGGGACGGCGGCGCGCACGTGCTCGGCAACGCCATCGCCGCCGAGGGGAACGAGCGGGTGGTGCTGCTCGGCGACCTGAACGGCACCGTGAACGACCGCGCGTTCGACGACATCACCTCCCAGCTGCGCTCAGCGCAGGAGGTGGCCGGGGCCGGCTTCGGCTTCAGCTGGCCTGCGACGTTCCCTCTGGCGCGGATCGATCAGATCCTGGTCAGGGGCGTGGAGCCGGAGAGTTCGTGGGTGCTGCCCGCCACCGGCAGCGACCACCTGCCGGTGGCGGCCGGAATCAGCTGGTGATCGCAGCGGCGCATCTTTCCTCCACGGTCGAGTTCGTTCTGACGGGCCATGGCAGGCGGGATCCGTTGGGGTGATCGGTAGCCCGGAGTTCTGGCTGATCAGCCGAGTGGTGGAGCGGAGGGGATTCGATTCCGACGCGGATGCGGCACAGGTCGTTCCCTCCATCGACCTACCTGTCGTCGCCAACACGACATACCCGCACATGAGCGATCCCAAGGCACCGCTGATCTCGAACCGCGCCGGGCGGGCACGAGTACTGGTGCGCGTTTCCTGCTCAGGCACCTGGGTACGCCGCTGTGAGGCGGGAGGTCAGCTCATGCCAACGACGCTGCGGATCTCGGATCGGGACATCGCGCTGTCGAGGCTGGGCAAGGAGCTGTTCCCAGCCGACCACCTCACCAAGCACGATGTGATCGACTACTACCGGGACGTCGCCGACGTGATGGTCCCGCACCTCGCTGGTCGGCCGCTCGTGTTGCGCAGGTACCCGGATGGGATCGACGCGGATGGATTCGTCCAGCAGGCGGCGTCTCGACACTTCCCGGACTGGCTGACCATCGCCGAGGCACCCAGACGCGACGGGCCCGGTTCCGTCGACCACGTGGTCTGCGACGACGCGGCGACGCTGGTTTACCTGGCCAACCAGGCGGCGATCGAGTACCACACGTGGCTGTCCACCACGCGCGACCTGAGCCGCCCGGACCGGCTCGTCATCGACATCGACCCACATCGGGGTACCGGCGTGGCCGCGGTGCGCAGGGTGGCCCGCCGCCTGCGTGACCTGTTCGGTTCGGTGGGTCTGACGCCGTTCGTGCAGGCCACCGGCGGTCGCGGCTTCCACGTCGTCGCCCCGCTCGATGCTTCCCAGGACTTCGACTACGTCAGGGAACTCGCACAGCATCTGGCTGATCGCCTGGTCGCGGCGGATCCGGACCAGCTGACCACGGCGGCGCGCAAGGAGCGCCGAGGCGATCGCATCTATCTCGACGTCAACCGCAACGCCTACGGCCAGACCTTCATCGCGCCGTACTCGCTGCGTTCTCGGCCCGGGGCCCCGGTTGCCACCCCGCTGGACTGGTCCGAACTCGGCCGCGCCACCCCCGATCGCTACCGCCCGCCCGCGATCCGCCGCCGCCTCGGTCGGAAAGCCGACCCGTGGGCGACCATGGGCGAGCACACCGCTTCGCCCGCCGCCGCCCGACGCCGGCTCGACGGCGTGGGGTAGCGAGGAAGCGACACGGTCGGTGAGATGCCGGTCCCGGGGTTGACGCCGGCCACCGGGGTCGTGATCGTCGGAAGTGGTGGCAGAACGTCAGATCCGTCGCTCTGCCACCACTTCTGGTGATCACAACGCCAGCGGCGTACCCGTCACGACCGGTTCCGCCAGTTTCGCCGAGCCTTGATCATCTGCGTCGGACCGGAGGCCCCACCCAAGACCACCTCCGGAGGCCGGACCGCCACGCGAAAGGCACCAGCCACCTGGGGTGGGCCGGAGACGATGATGATCGCTCCGATCCCCGGCCGCCGCCTCAGTGGCACCGAGCCGTGAGCCCGGCCCGACGGGCGTGTGCGGAGCGTGGTGCTCCGGGTTGGGTCAGCCGGGGGTGAGCAGGTGCCCGAACAGGCGGACGCCGAGATCTTCGGCCTCGGCCTGGGTGAGGATCTGCCCGGGAACCTGCAGGTGCGCGGCGGTCCAGGCCTGCGCGGCCGCGGCGTCGGTGAAGAAGTTGAGGTAGTCACAGCAGCAATCGGCCGACGGCCCGCCCGCGGCATCGGCGGCGACGAACACCACCGCCTCCGCCGGATCCCACCGGGTGATGCCCCCGATCGCGCCGCCGGTCGTGCTGGTGGTCATGGTGACAGTCACCGGGCGACCGGTGGTCACGTCGACAGAGTCGATCCGGGTGTCCTCGCCTAGCATCGCGGACATGCCGAGCGCGTCGATCGCGCACATCGCGTAGACCTCCACGCGGTCACCGATCCGCACCCGGTGCCGGGTCGGGATGGCCGAGAACGGGTAGGCGACCGCAACGCCGCCATCGGGGCCGAGCCGGACCGCGTCCAGCTCGTGCAACGCGGCCAGCACGTCCGCGGCGGCGCGCCCCGATCCCGCCGTCACCGTGTCCATCGCGCTGACGATGGTTGGGCGGCCGGTCGCGGCGAACGCGCGCAGCACCGCCTGATGAACCGCCTTCTCCACCGGGTCCAGCGGCAGGGCCCGCGCCCGCCACGAGCTCAGCACGTCACCGGGCCGGAGCGGATCACAGCACGAGTCGTCAACCGATCCGGCGAGCGGCAGCCCCGGTGACGCGGCTGGTCCGGTGGCCACCACTGACGTTGCCGACGGGGCATACGCGGCGGCGA encodes:
- a CDS encoding alkylmercury lyase family protein, which gives rise to MSITLEVLHVADCPNLAPLLERLLGATDRPVTTREISTEVAATAAGMNGSPTLLINGRDPFPNPNLQDCDCGVACRIYRDEHGRVVPAPSVVQLRAALAAAYAPSATSVVATGPAASPGLPLAGSVDDSCCDPLRPGDVLSSWRARALPLDPVEKAVHQAVLRAFAATGRPTIVSAMDTVTAGSGRAAADVLAALHELDAVRLGPDGGVAVAYPFSAIPTRHRVRIGDRVEVYAMCAIDALGMSAMLGEDTRIDSVDVTTGRPVTVTMTTSTTGGAIGGITRWDPAEAVVFVAADAAGGPSADCCCDYLNFFTDAAAAQAWTAAHLQVPGQILTQAEAEDLGVRLFGHLLTPG
- a CDS encoding endonuclease/exonuclease/phosphatase family protein, which codes for MDTAESWQGVAGRRPIRIGSRPGPWKRGLVLAALALLLGLFMLLHAKIPNRIGNLGSLVETVLPWFGLFIPVLLAGALLRRSASAVAALLLPVMVWLGLFGGLLSDKSHPGADFTVASHNVGADNPDPAGTARDLAAAGADVLALVELTPQARDTYEKELARTYRYHAVRGTVGLWSKLPLSDTQPVDITMDSTRALRATVATDKGPLAVYVAHLGSVRVFPRTGFWTSQRDGGAHVLGNAIAAEGNERVVLLGDLNGTVNDRAFDDITSQLRSAQEVAGAGFGFSWPATFPLARIDQILVRGVEPESSWVLPATGSDHLPVAAGISW
- a CDS encoding YdeI family protein — translated: MTTPDVVEPATCEQWREWLEAHAESAAEVWLVIPHAGSGRPGISHREAIEEALCFGWIDSLARRHDDSSWRQRFSPRRPTAAWSKINRELVEQLAAQDRMTPAGQAAVDLAKRTGTWSVLADAQNGVVPDDLRAALDAEPAAAAGFAALSPSARRAALESIARAVRPPTRHRRIAATVARAKAV
- the ligD gene encoding non-homologous end-joining DNA ligase translates to MPTTLRISDRDIALSRLGKELFPADHLTKHDVIDYYRDVADVMVPHLAGRPLVLRRYPDGIDADGFVQQAASRHFPDWLTIAEAPRRDGPGSVDHVVCDDAATLVYLANQAAIEYHTWLSTTRDLSRPDRLVIDIDPHRGTGVAAVRRVARRLRDLFGSVGLTPFVQATGGRGFHVVAPLDASQDFDYVRELAQHLADRLVAADPDQLTTAARKERRGDRIYLDVNRNAYGQTFIAPYSLRSRPGAPVATPLDWSELGRATPDRYRPPAIRRRLGRKADPWATMGEHTASPAAARRRLDGVG